The following is a genomic window from Strongyloides ratti genome assembly S_ratti_ED321, chromosome : 1.
tactattattattatgtacataattttaaaaaatattatttaaagacaTCTGATTATGATTTTAAATACtactattcttttttaaaaattaacaaaagacaattatttttattataattataaaaaatatatatttttttttaattttatttcttaaaaaatgcttaatttttaaagttattaatttctttttttagttgataataatttttgatattaaaaattttttaagtttttttattaaatatcttaATGCATTTTATCACTATGAtatatgttaatattatgattacagcatatttttaagatatatgtttgtatattaattgatatattaacatcaaagtttttataaattagaTGCTTtcacatatatttatattagaatttttatcttttccTTTGCTAAATaagcaataaaaatattttttattgttagtataaatatacataatcataaatatatgtatataaaaattaaaattaaaataatgttaaaaatgaaacaaaatataaaacttaaaaaatgtCTTCCTCAAACTGagaaaaatgttttctattcaatttcttttaattttaaaataatacatttactttttttttaataaatttttaagataacaaataatttttaaaaaaaaatagtttatcaTTCACAtccgttttttttttgttccaCCCACTCTTTAAGTCTTTATATgtatcattaaattaaatctgtttaaatttgaagataacaattttatttagacCCTTTTGTTTTTCCTTCATTTCTTATGTCAACCCGGAAAGAATATATAGTtagaatgaaaaaaaaaaatttttttttgaataactTGGATATATATGACGTTACAGTAAATATAGGAACATTGTAATGAAGTTTTGATTTTTATGTTACTATActtcatttttatagttatcttttttcttaaaGTCATGTCAAAATAAGGATTGACAGAATACTACTAAATTTGTATTGTTACTTACTTTACTAACTTATGGTATTAGATTTACGTTATTAAAACTGAGACTTCTGGTGACACATACATtgtttaaaaagaataagtaaaaatataatactgTTATTGTACtaaaatatagaaatactaaattttatgaaaagaTATGTTGTTAGAAGTGACCCTAGTTGACAAATAAATCTCGGAATGGCTAATAAAGAAGTAAGATGAAAGGCACGCactttttatagataaaagatgtcataaaaatatataaagttttctttatcatacttaaatcatattaaaagaaatattatttctttttttttttaaaataattctcATATTTTGATCACATTTAATTACATTAccaaaaagtattttaaaacttttttataatataaaagttttttttaccaatcatttattaaatttattatttatacataatttatttttaaagtaaatgattaatgaactttttttttctattgaaaaattactcatttttcatttattttatatttttgaaaagacatttttaaagatttctAACATGGATTacaatttaaatgttttgaaaaatattctttaaaatatgtgtaacataatattacagtttttataaaaatatttgatgaattttatttatttaaagtataatatttatttattttggtaattaaatttttccatttaaatacatatgaaaagatttatatttctttatagattattaatttttaaaaatcttttttttttttttattataataaattgaaccatatgtttttattataaccaattattttataaaaaaaaaataaaaaaaatataaaataaaattaatgataaaattataatttttagaatttaacaaacaaaatttttaaaaaaagtctaatgaatttaatataaaattatatcttaaTTAATTTCATATACATCTTCTATTATATATGAATTCAAAATACATtggtttatttattatacatttgataataaaattattatctaaaaataggATTAcaatttgtaaattttatgatGCACAATATCTTACTCAAAAAATTGGCTTTCttcaaataattaattgtggtaacaattttattctaagtattaatttgttatatataactttatattGTCAAGTCATATATGGGATCAACTGCTGCAGGAGTGACTTTTCACTCCTATAATCAATTAATAAGAAATGCAACTTTTCATCCAGAGAGATCAAAAAGTATTGCTCCATCAGCTGTTGAATCaggtttgttttttttttttcaaaattttttttttttaactaatagtattaaatttacaagtgtaatttttattttttatgtttaaaaaaaataatgatgatgGTTTGtctttttgtttattactacataacattaattattcacaatttgatatattaaaattatccaatatcaacaaatattattttgttacataattttttagttatttttatatttcaatgatttcaatgatttttttttaaaatatattatatttacaagttatgtattataactttttttaaaaattttgtttaaaaataaattttttaaaaaaattttttaagacatttaatttatcattctATCACCTGgaaatttgatatattatatatcaaataatcatttatcttttaaaattcattattaattaGAATTTTGACAATCAACCAATGAGACatttcaatatattatatatcataaatattagttatttattaaataacaaataaaaattatttatataataatgacCAGTGTTAGacaatttaacaaataagaAATCACACCTTATAACTTAACTGTTAAGATAGTCTTAAGtgttcttttattaaatttactttaagatattataatataaactaCGCACTTTTCATTATCTtagtttacttttttatcatttcaaAACATTACTAATATATTGTAACTTGTGGTGTTACAACGGCATTTGCattaaattatgaaagataacataatttgaaaaacattttcaaattttcatATCTTTGTATATGTATATCAAGTGAGAAATAAGAAAGAACGGAAATATAATGCGGTTGGTTTATCTTTTCCAAAGATATACAccttaataaaatatataaattagaaaatgaaTTAGCATAAATCATTTGTTAGCACTTCATAggcttttattaatattaaaaataattagatatagaaaaattttattattcccGAATCATAATCATACACATTCctaatgatatattaaaatttattcattttaatgctgataagaaaagaaatttttcaatttattaataaagagaatattaaaaattctttttttattattatattgtatcaatattttataaaatttgtcaAAGTACCTCTtctaattaatttattaattattacaCTAATAAATAAGAGTCATTTTAAAACATGGGATCAACGGGTGCtacaatatcattaaaatatataaattacctCCAAGTAAATGGAAATAGGCATTCTATTTTCCTACCACAGCCTCCAACTCCTGGAAGTCAATTAAGTATTTCATCAAAGTTAAGTGTTAACTCTACTAGTAGTCAACACATGGATTCCGGAAATATATCTAATGAAGAGAGATTACCAAAAATTAGTAATATAggtaattatttaatttttttttaaaattgaaaaaaaagatgtacTCAAGcatattatttatgttaaaaaatttttgtcattctctcttttatataatatttcttattaaaaaaaatttttttttttctaaaaatattttctaaaagaaaatttaagaataatactataatagtttttacttattgtttatttttaaacaaatttgaatttttaatgtcTTGTTCTTTTCATAGTCCcatttaataactttttaccTGTCAATAAAGATGTTATTTACAacctaaaaatttttttaataacacttaaaaattttccaattttttattttactatttataaaGAATTATGTTTTTGATCaactaaatatataataaacattaactatattactttaattatttatttatttatttaattttttttttataaatcactcaatattataagttttcttttttttattttatttcttgttTCAATCATTTAATATTCCTGAATATTATCAAGTATCTTTTACAagttaaaacatttatatctCCCATGATACAAATGACAGACTTATATTTTACTTCTAATCTTATGCTTATTATTTCTCAATggatttttataactttctATACgctgtttttttaatactatttaaatgtcacttaaatatttgatatataactagatatacttttatgccattttaaagttttttaaagtaCATTATAAGTAAgtttacaaatattataagtttagtgaaaaatattaagttattattacaaattagaaggagtattaaaaatttaaatgaagataataagataattttaatgtgataataatacttttgaATAACTGAACCATCTTTATTTAGTTTAAATTTTCACACGATTCTGTTATTTgaaattaacaaatttttccTAAAAATTGTTACTTTAAAGAAACGgataatcatttaataatagttttcttgttttatttatttcataatatatttaagataTGTTGTagaattaaaagtattttaatatcaaataaattaaaataagactatatattatttataattttttttttttatactactaaatttttttttattcatattttcaaaattatttttaccgGAAATAAAGAATCTACCGATCCATCGACGGCATTCCTGCTACGTCCTGGAATCGGTGCTATAGGTGCTGCATATCCTTTTGGATTTACATCAACACTCCTTCATCAAggttgtttatttttttttattcttgtTGGTGTTGTTTGTTTTCTaaacttattatttattttttttttatatttttttttcaataataatgAGGTTAAAAATtgtgtaataaaaaaaaaatataatgaatgttatttaaaaatgaataacaTTTTAGTGTACCCATTTAATTTATTCCATTAAtgaaattttgtttatattaaaagtcaCTAAATCTATCAATAATATAAGatgaattatttattcatatttaggataatattatatatatatatagatagatataaatttatatatattagctttataatatatataataatctttttactTGAATAAGTTAAATATCTTATTAACACATTATATAAGGAATGTTATTTAACTTTTGTAACATGATTTAATGCAAACAATTAATGTAGTCccttttattgtaaaaacttttaatattttaattatatataaacaaatgTAAATggtatttaaataaagaagaagagtaataaatttatcatggTAGGATGTGAAATATTGTGTTGATAAGCTGGTCAATTTTCTCATaaactatttatatatagttaaaGTACATCTTAGCATTAATTTTCTTAGTTCAACGTAgactttatatttatcaaaacttctatttttaattattaactaaaaatatattgataaaaagaaaaaaaatatatatattttatataactgtaataaaatattataatagtctattatactttaaagtcattttttattatatttttataattattaataaataatatacaaaaaaaaagttatataataaaaaatgaacattactttatattctattattttttaaaatcattatataattacATTTCAAATGAACAGCGCAAGTTTCAATGCTACATGTACAAACCATCATGATTCAACATTTCTTCCTTATTCTGATTGGGTACAATTTCATAATATAGGtacttgttttttttttagtaaaacaaaatataaaaaaataaaaaaaaatatctataatatatatttatatataaaattttaatattatacataatttaataattttttttttatattttatagaaaatttagCTCGTGGAGTGAAATGGGATGAATGTCCATTACGAGGAGATACAGATGGGGATACAGAATGTGATGATAAAAGTTCAACATcaaatttaactttattacAACGTTTTcttaaactattaaaaattcttttaccACATGTTGGTTTAAACATCCTTCTTTTGTCATATATAACATTTGGAGCATTAGTGTTTATGTGGCTGGAGGGTGAACATGAATTAACATcaagaaaaacaaaattacaTGATATTCTTacattatatcaaaaaattatcaatgaAACCATATCTGTTTGTCGGTCACCAAATTCAACATATGTTGATTATCCATATGTAGAAAGTAGATTACGACCATTATTATCCCAATTATCAAGAACACATGAATTTGATGATCGTTTCACGGATGATGGCCAATTATGGTCAGATTCTGAAGAAGATATGACTACAAGATGGTCATTTGCTGCAGCAACACTTTATGCTTTAACTGTTATAACATCAACTGGTTATGATCATATAACACCTGCAACAGATCCTGGTCGTATATTTACAGTATTTTTTGGTCTTGTTGGTATACCATTAATGTTTATAACAGCTGCTGATAtaggtaaatttttatcagaAATTGTCATACGTTCGTACGGGAAATTTCTTGAATTTTGTTCATGGATGGCATCAGTTATGGATGcaataaaagattatatcTTTGAagttgatgatgatgattcATTACATTCACAAAAAATGCATAAAAAAAGTACTGTACATAAGGGAATGTCATTAGATGGTGATGAGGATGATGAAGATGATAGACCACAACTACCTATAGCTAGTTATTTTGCATTAATTATTGGTTATTGTGCTATTGGttcattaacatttaataCATTTGAAAAAGGATCTGTTTGGAGTTTTATACAtggtttatttttttcatttaatacaATAACAACTATAGGTTTAGGTAACATTTAtgtaaaaagtaatttatatttagcggtaagtttttttttatttattttttaatataatattaatttaaaaatatttaataaaataaaaaaaaaatttattttaattttagttatGTGTGACGTATGTTATTATTGGGTTAGCAGTGATTACAGCAAGTCTTGATTTATGTTCATCCACATTGAAACGTACCTTCACAAGATTACACTATTTTGGAAGGAAAATTCGTGGAGCAAGACGTGGTATAGCTAACATGAGTGATGATATACGTGAAGCAATGAGAATTATTGCAGCACTTAAAAAAACTAGACCTAGTAAAGATCGAATAACATTAGAAGATTTGAAACGTTTTTTGGAAGTTCAAGAGCAATTACTACGACAGCCTTATGTACCTTATAATGTTCATATATTCAAATGGATTGAAGATACTGTAAGTTGTTGATcatattatttctattatatattttctttttttttagtattttcaatatttagaTGATAATGGCTCTATGTCAGATAAATCGTTACCAATACAAAAGTCAGTTCTTAATAACGAACAggttttattaatataattatttgtacgcctttcataataaaaaaaaaacaattctttccatttcaaaaaaaaaaaaaaaataaaaaattaataattaacgacaatcaattttatttattactaaaatattttttaattcaaacaatttcataatttttcctaatattaatttataatgaaatGAATTAAATGTCAAGTTAAatcaaattcattttttgttaaatttcttgaaattcataaatataaaaattttttcattttggttagaaaaaaaaatacggtataattaatataaaattttcatacactaattatgaaatatattacaattaatttagattgtaaaactttttaatactacttttttttataatatatttaaaataaaattaactacactttttttaatgcattataaacttttattaagaatatatatttatttattattaattataaaagttattttatatggcaatttataatactgcaaaaataatttgaattaTGACAAAAAGTGCaacataaataaattgatttGTTCCAATGGAAACTAATTTTGTTGTGACATGTCTTCCTAAAAATTCTATATGAAgatatgttataaaaataaggaTAAATAATATGAGGGATccttttattgttaaaatagaaaatgtTGCCATAAAAAGAAATGTAAGAGCTCCACTAAAAAGAATTTGCATCATATTTGAGTTACTTGTTGACATGTTctctttaaattttgttttgtcATTGtcaatctaaaaaaaaatagtataatagTTAATAATTTACCAAAATACCTACCAAAAtagttaatattaaaagaaaaataaaatagattgATGGATAGTAGTATGTTACTTCTTTACCAAATAAATGTCCAATAAATGTACCTGTAATCAAagatatcaaaaataattctttttttctttctattTCATCATAACAGATATCttcataactttttaaaaataaacttagtGGAAAAGTAATCATAACAAACACTTCAACTGATGgtgtaaatatataactaaGAATATTACCAAATAATGTATTTCCAAATAATTCTCCTGATGTTAGACCAATGAACATTACAGCAAGACTTAGATATATTTCAACACATCCATTTTTATGTAACTCAAAATTATTCTCATTTGCCAATGTAACaggtttaaatatttctaataaatcaTTACCACTTTCCTCTACAAAAGGTGAAATATCTTCATGGAATttttcaaaactttttttaaaattaacacGAATTTTTGGACCAATTGTATTTAGGAAACAAGTGACACCCTTATATGATACTGATAATTGATGTATAACCTTATctttaacatataaaatatctcGAACAttcatctttaaaataaataattttttttttgtattggatttaaatatttttcaagaaaataaattacccATTTTTGTGCATTATTTTAAGcatcaaatttaaatataaatattttaaaatattcttaataaacaatattcaatataatttgtttatactttttaaatatgcaaatatttatcagaaaaaataaataccaTATTAAAAACTAAATAGTCATATCATTCTTATagataatagaaaaaaaaatcttttttttctttttaaatgataagtattttttgtttaaatattaaataaaaattttattataaaaaaatgaacttatttttttttgacataaataacaatgtactttattatttttatatattttttatttatttcaattatttatacTCAGAAAGTGGaatgtaaaattaatacaacATCCACAGAGGAATGCCCATTAATTATAAGAAATCTATATTTAGATATTGTTTTTGTCTTTGATTCCTCGTATGGTGCTAATGAACATGGTTTTACTGGACAGTTACTATCAATTTCtggttttttaaatagtggTTTTATAATTGAACAAGGAAATAAAATTCAATCAACAAGAGTTTCATATATTAGTATGGCAAGTAAAACACTtactttttcaaatttaactACATATAACTCTGTGAATGAGGCTATTTCTGGGTTATATGAATTAAGTTTTAATGCAAATACTGGTCCAATagttaatttatattctGGTTTGATGGCAGCCAATAATCAATTAGATATGTTTAAACGTGATggttttaaacaattaattgtaattttttcatcAGAAACAGAGGTAGATTGTAGTGAAAGTACTGAAATGTTATATCAAAATTCTAGTTTAAATATAGAGAATCCCTGTAGAGCAGctagtataataaaaagtgagggaaaagatatattagtggtaaatttaaattatcatgaTGCACCACCACCAGAAATTAAACATATTGCCTCACCAAATTATGATATACCTAATgatgataatttaataggaaatttacaaaaattggCATCATATAGTAATTGTAATTGCCCTAAAAGTTATACTCAATTTACTGATattgaattaaattttaaaggtCGTACATGTGCATATTTTGAAGATTCaacaactttttattatgttgCAGTACAAAAAATTCAGGGAATCGATAGTCGATTAATTCAAATAAGAAGtgaaataaaacaaaaatttgcCAAATCATTATGTGAAAAAGATGATTGTTTCTTTGGATTAAATCAATTAAATGAATCCGGAAAATGGAAATGGGATGGTTCTGATATTGACTTCAATCCTAAagaatatgataattttggtCCTggagaagaaaaaaaaattggatGTGGTTATATAGAAAATACAACTGGTAAATGGTTTTCAACAGATTGTCATactgttgaaaaaaaatatgccATTGAGATATTGGCATGTGATActgaaaatttttgtttattataaaaacaatattttactatttattattcttaattttagttttgataataaaaaaagataaaaaataaaaatagaaatgtATTAGTAAgagttaaataattaattttaacatttgatGAAACACCCGTTGTAGAATATGACCACAAATCAAATTCaccatttttataaaatgataattgtTGAGAGGTTGGAGATCTTCGTCTTCCTAAAAATGAATCTGTTTCATAAGAAGGGAAAGGAATATTATCAACATTAGTAGGATTCCAAAGAGATGCTTGTGAAAATTGTTGTTTAGCGGCAATATGATGTTTTCTAAAGTCAGTAAAACAATGGTCATAATTACATTTGTCAGTGTCACAAAAACACCAATGTTCAGTTAGAGCATactaataaaagaaaaatttattattaataataattttaaaaaaaaacttactttatcaaaattttgtGTTAAATGTTTTCCAACATTTGATTTTCCAGAATATATTCCTAAACCACGACTCATATATTGTTCCTCAGATAAAAATTGTGAAGAACATCCTCTTCCAACACCTAAAGTTATTGTATTACCAGAATTCTTATCCGTACcattaagtataaaaataaaacaagaTGTACTACATACAGTTAAAGATTCAGgtgtataaaatttatccaTACATTCATTATCACTTGAACCTAATGCATAATTtcttcttaaaaaaaaatgacgcCAATgctgtaaaaaaaaataagggtaaaataatttttaatatattaaaaaatttttacaaattaaacAACTTACCCAAACAAC
Proteins encoded in this region:
- a CDS encoding Potassium channel subfamily K member 18, with amino-acid sequence MGSTAAGVTFHSYNQLIRNATFHPERSKSIAPSAVESVNGNRHSIFLPQPPTPGSQLSISSKLSVNSTSSQHMDSGNISNEERLPKISNIENLARGVKWDECPLRGDTDGDTECDDKSSTSNLTLLQRFLKLLKILLPHVGLNILLLSYITFGALVFMWLEGEHELTSRKTKLHDILTLYQKIINETISVCRSPNSTYVDYPYVESRLRPLLSQLSRTHEFDDRFTDDGQLWSDSEEDMTTRWSFAAATLYALTVITSTGYDHITPATDPGRIFTVFFGLVGIPLMFITAADIGKFLSEIVIRSYGKFLEFCSWMASVMDAIKDYIFEVDDDDSLHSQKMHKKSTVHKGMSLDGDEDDEDDRPQLPIASYFALIIGYCAIGSLTFNTFEKGSVWSFIHGLFFSFNTITTIGLGNIYVKSNLYLALCVTYVIIGLAVITASLDLCSSTLKRTFTRLHYFGRKIRGARRGIANMSDDIREAMRIIAALKKTRPSKDRITLEDLKRFLEVQEQLLRQPYVPYNVHIFKWIEDTYFQYLDDNGSMSDKSLPIQKSVLNNEQVLLI
- a CDS encoding C-type lectin domain and von Willebrand factor, type A domain and C-type lectin-like domain and C-type lectin fold domain-containing protein, whose amino-acid sequence is MYFIIFIYFLFISIIYTQKVECKINTTSTEECPLIIRNLYLDIVFVFDSSYGANEHGFTGQLLSISGFLNSGFIIEQGNKIQSTRVSYISMASKTLTFSNLTTYNSVNEAISGLYELSFNANTGPIVNLYSGLMAANNQLDMFKRDGFKQLIVIFSSETEVDCSESTEMLYQNSSLNIENPCRAASIIKSEGKDILVVNLNYHDAPPPEIKHIASPNYDIPNDDNLIGNLQKLASYSNCNCPKSYTQFTDIELNFKGRTCAYFEDSTTFYYVAVQKIQGIDSRLIQIRSEIKQKFAKSLCEKDDCFFGLNQLNESGKWKWDGSDIDFNPKEYDNFGPGEEKKIGCGYIENTTGKWFSTDCHTVEKKYAIEILACDTENFCLL